The following are encoded in a window of Cycloclasticus pugetii PS-1 genomic DNA:
- a CDS encoding VOC family protein — protein MKRPNPTTGLRHVALNVQDLVAAEHFYVELMGMSVEWRPDEQNVYLTSGNDNLALHVVTGEEAGVPALDHIGFFLDREDDVDDWFEFLKHHGVKMKTQPRKHRDGAKSFYCYDPSGVTVQIICHPPLVGH, from the coding sequence ATGAAGCGGCCTAATCCAACAACTGGCTTACGGCATGTTGCGTTAAATGTACAAGACTTAGTAGCCGCTGAGCATTTTTATGTTGAGTTAATGGGAATGTCTGTTGAATGGCGACCAGATGAACAGAACGTTTATTTAACCTCAGGGAATGATAACTTGGCCCTGCATGTTGTTACAGGAGAAGAGGCAGGGGTTCCAGCGTTAGACCATATTGGCTTTTTTCTGGACCGAGAAGACGATGTAGATGATTGGTTTGAGTTTTTAAAACATCATGGCGTTAAAATGAAAACTCAACCACGCAAACACCGTGATGGAGCAAAAAGTTTTTATTGTTATGATCCTAGCGGCGTAACGGTGCAAATTATTTGCCACCCGCCTTTGGTTGGTCATTAA
- the trpE gene encoding anthranilate synthase component I, translating to MTPEKFKQYADQGYSKIPLMKTILADLETPLSAYMKLANGPYSYLFESVQGGENWGRYSIIGLPCNEVIKITGNNIRLESNGRLTNSLSSDAPLDWVRQYASTFNIPDIDGLPRFSGGLVGYFGYETIHYIEPKVAENSQQNKKEDPIGSPDILLMISEEVLIFDNVNNQIMIVTHVDPTLETAYQDGLSRLEELSLQLNTTEIRSTFGQSQSPAIDESGFVSGFTQEGFQEAVKTVKDYIVEGDVMQVVLSQRMSIPYEEPPIDLYRALRCLNPSPYMYHLNLDDTYVVGSSPEILTRLEDEQVTVRPIAGTRPRGATREEDEALEKELLADPKECAEHLMLIDLGRNDAGRVCKTGTVELTDKMVIERYSHVMHIVSNVTGQLEAGLNAIDVLEATFPAGTVSGAPKVRAMQIIDELEPVKRGIYSGAVGYLSWSGNLDTAIAIRTAVIKDGQLNIQAGAGIVHDSVPENEWAETMNKGRAIFKAVAMAKHGLEEGEG from the coding sequence ATGACACCCGAAAAATTTAAACAATATGCCGATCAGGGCTATAGCAAAATTCCCCTGATGAAAACGATTTTGGCCGACCTAGAAACCCCATTAAGCGCCTATATGAAACTGGCTAATGGGCCTTATAGTTATCTTTTTGAATCTGTACAAGGTGGCGAGAATTGGGGGCGTTACTCGATTATTGGCCTACCGTGTAACGAAGTGATTAAAATAACAGGTAACAACATTCGCTTGGAATCGAATGGTCGACTAACAAACAGCCTCAGTAGTGATGCCCCTTTAGATTGGGTGAGACAGTACGCATCGACATTTAATATACCGGATATTGATGGCCTGCCACGATTTAGTGGCGGCTTGGTTGGCTACTTTGGTTATGAGACTATTCATTATATCGAGCCAAAAGTCGCAGAAAACAGCCAACAAAATAAAAAAGAAGACCCAATAGGCTCCCCAGATATCTTATTAATGATTTCTGAAGAAGTGTTGATTTTTGATAACGTTAACAATCAAATAATGATTGTGACTCACGTTGATCCAACGCTGGAGACTGCCTACCAAGATGGTTTGAGTCGTCTTGAAGAGCTTAGCCTTCAATTAAATACTACTGAAATACGTTCTACGTTTGGGCAAAGCCAATCACCAGCGATTGATGAGTCTGGGTTCGTTTCGGGGTTCACCCAAGAAGGCTTTCAAGAAGCGGTTAAAACGGTAAAAGACTATATCGTTGAAGGCGATGTGATGCAGGTGGTCTTATCGCAAAGGATGAGCATCCCTTATGAAGAGCCGCCAATAGACTTGTATCGTGCACTACGGTGCTTGAACCCATCTCCATACATGTACCATTTAAACTTAGACGATACATATGTTGTTGGCTCATCGCCAGAAATTTTAACGCGCTTGGAAGATGAGCAGGTAACGGTTCGACCCATTGCCGGTACCCGCCCGAGAGGTGCGACACGTGAAGAAGATGAGGCCTTGGAGAAAGAGTTGCTGGCAGACCCTAAAGAATGCGCCGAACATTTAATGTTGATTGACTTGGGCCGTAATGATGCGGGGCGTGTCTGCAAAACAGGTACCGTAGAATTAACCGATAAAATGGTGATTGAGCGTTATTCTCATGTTATGCACATTGTATCGAATGTGACAGGGCAACTAGAGGCTGGCCTTAATGCTATTGATGTCTTGGAAGCGACCTTTCCTGCGGGTACCGTTAGTGGTGCGCCAAAGGTGAGGGCAATGCAAATTATTGACGAGTTGGAGCCGGTTAAGCGCGGCATTTATTCGGGTGCTGTTGGTTACCTGTCGTGGTCGGGGAATTTAGATACAGCCATTGCTATTCGAACAGCAGTGATAAAGGATGGGCAGTTGAATATTCAGGCGGGCGCAGGCATCGTGCATGATTCTGTGCCAGAGAACGAGTGGGCTGAAACAATGAATAAAGGACGGGCTATTTTTAAAGCAGTGGCGATGGCAAAACATGGTTTAGAAGAAGGTGAAGGTTAA
- a CDS encoding helix-turn-helix domain-containing protein: protein MSTKKNLLNFSGMSDETFARFIRFCHRHEYPNKTDIIQPGDEINTLYYFIEGSAYVRIDEVDGHEFILANLSRGDFLGEASFFEPTLTRDKQNVYVQTSSSCQLAGISYNRLNSLLKNELQADSKEIITVLGRQLAKRLLQTSRKAGRLAFLDVSGRVARTLIDLTAAPEAMTHPDGMQIKITRQDLGRMVGCSREMAGRVLKTMGEDGLIEVSGKTILVKKAR, encoded by the coding sequence ATGAGCACAAAAAAAAACCTTCTTAATTTTTCTGGTATGTCGGATGAAACCTTTGCTAGGTTTATCCGCTTTTGCCACCGACACGAATACCCGAATAAAACAGATATTATTCAGCCCGGCGATGAGATAAACACTTTATATTATTTTATTGAAGGGTCCGCCTACGTACGCATCGATGAAGTCGATGGTCACGAATTTATTCTCGCCAATTTAAGTCGCGGAGACTTCCTTGGCGAAGCGAGTTTTTTTGAACCGACCCTGACACGTGACAAACAAAACGTTTACGTTCAAACCTCTTCTTCCTGTCAGCTTGCGGGCATTAGTTATAACCGCTTAAACTCTTTACTTAAGAATGAGCTCCAAGCAGATAGCAAAGAAATTATTACCGTACTAGGCCGCCAATTGGCCAAGCGTCTATTGCAAACCAGTCGCAAAGCTGGGCGTTTAGCATTCTTAGACGTCAGTGGCCGTGTTGCTCGAACATTAATCGACTTAACCGCTGCCCCTGAAGCGATGACTCACCCCGATGGCATGCAAATTAAAATTACGCGACAAGACCTAGGTCGAATGGTCGGCTGCTCACGTGAAATGGCTGGTCGGGTTCTAAAAACAATGGGCGAAGATGGATTGATTGAAGTCAGCGGCAAAACAATCTTGGTAAAAAAGGCTCGCTAA
- the bioA gene encoding adenosylmethionine--8-amino-7-oxononanoate transaminase, translated as MSNNWEDLVNFDKQHIWHPYTSLSHPTPVFPVKSASGIRLTLEDGRELIDGMSSWWAAIHGYNHPTLNAAIENQLKSMSHVMFGGLTHKPAVDLAKKLIDISHDDLQHVFFADSGSVAVEVAIKMALQYCSSLGQPQKQRLLTIKNGYHGDTFGAMAVCDPDNGMHHLFSDVLAQHLFAKSPDCRDQTTYDQAAIDDFEHLLKDNIGTIAAVIIEPLVQGAGGMRFYSSAYLKKVRELCDEHDVLLILDEIATGFGRTGTLFAYEQAQIAPDILCVGKALTGGYVSLAATLCSSKVADGIGGGQHPTLMHGPTFMANPLACAVANASLEVLLASPWQTSVQRIEKQLQSELAPCSQLSAVKEVRVKGAIGVIELHQPVDIHWIQPRFVELGVWVRPFSTLIYVMPPYIMTTADLSTLTSAMHQVVCDIDTINDQPKAGGK; from the coding sequence ATGAGCAATAACTGGGAAGACCTTGTCAATTTTGACAAGCAACACATTTGGCATCCTTATACCAGCCTAAGCCACCCAACACCTGTTTTCCCCGTAAAATCAGCTTCTGGCATTCGATTAACGCTTGAAGATGGCCGTGAATTGATTGATGGCATGTCATCTTGGTGGGCGGCCATTCATGGCTACAATCACCCCACTTTAAATGCCGCTATTGAAAACCAACTCAAATCTATGTCACATGTGATGTTTGGCGGCTTAACGCACAAACCTGCTGTTGATTTAGCAAAAAAACTCATCGACATCAGCCACGATGATTTACAACATGTATTCTTTGCCGATTCTGGTTCAGTCGCCGTTGAAGTTGCAATCAAAATGGCCCTTCAGTATTGCTCATCACTAGGCCAACCGCAAAAACAACGCTTATTAACCATTAAAAATGGTTATCATGGTGATACTTTTGGTGCGATGGCCGTTTGCGATCCCGATAATGGCATGCATCATCTATTTAGTGACGTTCTCGCTCAACACCTTTTTGCAAAAAGCCCTGATTGCCGAGACCAAACTACATACGATCAAGCCGCCATTGATGATTTTGAGCATTTATTAAAAGACAATATAGGTACTATTGCAGCCGTGATTATAGAACCGCTGGTGCAGGGCGCAGGCGGCATGCGGTTTTATAGCTCCGCCTATCTTAAAAAAGTACGTGAGCTGTGTGATGAGCACGATGTACTACTGATTCTGGATGAAATAGCCACTGGGTTTGGCCGTACTGGAACCTTATTCGCCTACGAGCAAGCGCAAATTGCACCTGATATTTTATGCGTCGGAAAAGCGCTAACCGGCGGTTATGTAAGCCTCGCTGCCACACTCTGCTCCAGCAAAGTAGCCGATGGTATTGGCGGAGGCCAACACCCAACCTTAATGCACGGCCCAACGTTTATGGCTAACCCTTTAGCCTGTGCAGTAGCTAATGCCAGTTTAGAGGTTTTATTGGCTTCGCCCTGGCAAACCTCGGTACAGAGGATTGAAAAACAATTACAATCTGAACTAGCGCCTTGTTCACAACTGAGCGCTGTAAAAGAGGTTCGTGTTAAAGGCGCGATTGGTGTCATTGAGCTGCATCAGCCCGTTGATATCCATTGGATACAACCCCGGTTTGTAGAACTCGGTGTATGGGTTCGTCCTTTTTCAACCCTCATCTACGTGATGCCCCCCTATATTATGACGACAGCTGATTTGTCAACACTAACATCAGCTATGCATCAAGTGGTCTGCGACATCGATACAATTAATGACCAACCAAAGGCGGGTGGCAAATAA
- a CDS encoding OsmC family protein, with translation MDVRIKWVEGAMFLGESGSGHTVVMDGAPANGGRNLGPRPMEMLLTGMGGCTAFDVKMILDKARQQVTDCVAEIHAERADEVPAVFTKIHVHFIVSGKGLTDKAVARAVNLSAEKYCSASIMLSKAVEITHDYEIVDVA, from the coding sequence ATGGATGTAAGAATAAAGTGGGTTGAAGGCGCGATGTTTCTTGGCGAATCAGGCAGTGGGCATACCGTTGTAATGGATGGTGCGCCAGCAAATGGCGGTAGAAATTTAGGGCCTCGGCCAATGGAAATGTTGTTAACTGGTATGGGCGGTTGTACAGCGTTTGATGTAAAAATGATTTTGGATAAAGCCCGTCAACAGGTGACCGATTGTGTGGCAGAAATTCATGCTGAGCGTGCTGATGAGGTCCCTGCGGTGTTTACTAAAATTCACGTTCATTTTATCGTGTCTGGTAAGGGCTTAACCGACAAAGCTGTTGCACGTGCTGTTAATTTATCAGCTGAAAAGTACTGCTCGGCCTCTATTATGTTGAGTAAGGCTGTTGAGATAACCCATGATTATGAAATTGTGGATGTTGCCTAA
- the trpD gene encoding anthranilate phosphoribosyltransferase, which translates to MDIKQGLETAINHQDLATDEMIDVMRQIMSGAATEAQIGGFLVALRMKGESLDEIEGAAIVMRELAATVPVSGDFLVDTCGTGGDGSDLFNVSTASAFVVSAAGAKVAKHGNRSVSSSTGSADVLEAAGINLSLTPEQVAQCIQQVGIGFMFAPAHHSAMKHTIGPRTELSQRTIFNMLGPMTNPAGVKSQVIGVFNEALCQPIANVLQRLGSERVLVVHAQDGLDEISLATPTHVAELKNGHVVEYKITPEEMGVASQSLIGLTVNSASESLALINDALGLQKTTEGKKAADMLALNAGAALYVCGKSDSIKSGVALALETINNGKALQKMAELKEKTQGFKDE; encoded by the coding sequence ATGGATATTAAACAAGGGCTTGAAACAGCTATTAACCATCAAGATCTTGCTACCGATGAGATGATCGATGTTATGCGCCAGATTATGTCAGGTGCAGCAACAGAGGCGCAAATTGGCGGTTTTCTAGTCGCATTGAGAATGAAAGGGGAGTCGCTCGACGAAATTGAAGGTGCCGCTATTGTGATGCGTGAGTTAGCAGCAACTGTGCCAGTGAGTGGTGATTTTCTAGTTGATACCTGTGGAACAGGCGGTGACGGTTCAGATTTATTCAATGTTTCAACGGCAAGTGCTTTTGTTGTGTCAGCAGCCGGCGCGAAAGTGGCCAAGCATGGTAATCGCTCGGTATCCAGTTCAACAGGTAGTGCGGATGTGCTAGAAGCAGCCGGCATCAACCTAAGTTTAACGCCAGAGCAGGTGGCTCAGTGTATTCAACAGGTGGGTATCGGCTTTATGTTTGCCCCCGCGCACCATAGTGCGATGAAGCATACTATTGGGCCGCGTACAGAATTATCTCAACGAACCATTTTTAATATGTTGGGGCCAATGACAAACCCAGCTGGCGTAAAGTCGCAGGTGATAGGGGTGTTTAACGAAGCTTTATGCCAACCTATCGCGAATGTTTTGCAGCGATTAGGCAGTGAGCGTGTGCTTGTGGTGCATGCGCAAGATGGGTTGGACGAAATTAGTTTAGCCACTCCAACACACGTCGCAGAATTAAAAAATGGACATGTTGTTGAATACAAAATAACGCCTGAAGAAATGGGGGTTGCGAGTCAAAGCTTAATTGGCTTAACGGTCAACAGTGCTAGTGAGTCACTGGCTTTAATAAACGATGCCCTGGGCTTACAAAAAACAACAGAAGGTAAAAAGGCGGCGGACATGCTTGCGCTTAATGCGGGTGCCGCATTATATGTTTGTGGTAAGTCAGACAGCATTAAGTCTGGTGTTGCATTGGCGCTTGAGACCATAAACAACGGTAAAGCTTTGCAAAAAATGGCTGAACTAAAAGAGAAAACACAAGGCTTTAAAGATGAGTGA
- a CDS encoding anthranilate synthase component II, with translation MATCKLVMIDNYDSFTYNLVQYFAELGADVHVVRNDQATIDEVIAMQADRLVISPGPCTPTQAGISVELIKQMAGSVPILGVCLGHQSIGEVFGGKVVHAKKIMHGKTSDMHHNNSGVFTGLSNPFKATRYHSLVVEKDSLPDCLEITAWTETETGKMDEIMGFKHRELEVEGVQFHPESILTEHGHDLLNNFLYKV, from the coding sequence ATGGCCACATGTAAATTAGTGATGATTGATAACTATGATTCCTTTACCTATAACTTGGTGCAATATTTTGCTGAGCTAGGGGCCGATGTGCATGTTGTGCGCAACGACCAAGCGACTATTGATGAAGTAATTGCGATGCAGGCCGACCGGTTAGTGATTTCACCTGGGCCTTGTACCCCAACCCAAGCGGGTATTTCTGTTGAACTTATTAAGCAAATGGCTGGTTCTGTGCCGATTTTAGGCGTTTGTTTAGGGCACCAGAGTATTGGTGAAGTTTTTGGTGGAAAGGTTGTTCACGCAAAGAAAATTATGCATGGTAAAACATCGGATATGCACCACAATAATAGCGGCGTTTTTACTGGTTTAAGTAATCCATTTAAAGCCACGCGTTACCATTCATTGGTGGTGGAAAAAGACTCCTTACCAGACTGTTTGGAAATAACAGCATGGACGGAAACGGAGACAGGTAAAATGGATGAAATTATGGGCTTTAAGCACCGAGAGTTAGAGGTTGAAGGTGTACAGTTTCACCCAGAGTCCATTTTGACTGAACACGGGCATGATTTATTAAACAACTTTTTATACAAGGTCTGA
- a CDS encoding (Fe-S)-binding protein, giving the protein MTNQINYTDTDLCVKCGLCLPQCPTYNLTKNENESPRGRLALIQGWSEGHLELTNTLSEHIDNCLTCRACEQMCPAKVPYARLINDFRGDTNTTEHNKLSLLERSFISRLKGQYRKSLNFFLRFYQKVGLSKLPLQLNTYLPAKISSNQFNETYPTLVAERRGHVALFTGCATEVLDSKTLEDTVFLLQHCGFDVSIPPNQHCCGAIDLHAGNHQQAIKLAQNNQNTFDNTHYDAVITVASGCGSTLAEYDHALSKKVVDISDFIAPYLSTLSFKPLKASAWLHTPCTLKNAHPSTTDITELLANINELNIRSFKPNQMCCGAAGSYMLTHKETATTLRDQTIAPLKDHTIDYLLTSNVGCALHIRSGLKQAGLNTTTLHPVSLLAQQLKV; this is encoded by the coding sequence TTGACAAACCAAATCAACTATACCGATACAGACCTTTGCGTTAAGTGTGGATTATGCCTACCACAGTGCCCCACGTACAATTTAACTAAAAATGAAAACGAATCACCCCGTGGCCGCCTAGCCCTCATTCAAGGTTGGTCAGAAGGCCATCTCGAACTAACAAACACGCTTAGCGAGCACATTGATAATTGCTTAACCTGTAGAGCCTGCGAACAAATGTGCCCCGCCAAAGTACCATATGCTAGGCTCATCAACGACTTTCGTGGCGACACAAACACCACCGAGCATAATAAATTAAGCCTGTTAGAACGTTCATTCATTAGTCGCCTCAAAGGACAATACAGGAAAAGCCTAAACTTTTTTCTGCGTTTTTATCAGAAAGTTGGTTTAAGTAAACTCCCTTTACAACTAAATACTTATTTGCCCGCCAAAATTTCCTCTAATCAGTTTAACGAAACATACCCGACATTGGTTGCAGAAAGGCGAGGGCACGTTGCGCTCTTTACTGGTTGCGCCACAGAGGTGCTTGATTCTAAAACACTAGAAGATACTGTCTTCCTTCTTCAACATTGTGGCTTTGACGTTTCCATTCCCCCAAACCAACATTGTTGTGGCGCGATAGATTTACACGCTGGCAATCATCAGCAAGCAATAAAGCTCGCCCAAAACAACCAAAACACGTTTGATAATACACACTACGATGCCGTCATTACGGTCGCCAGTGGTTGCGGTTCTACCTTAGCCGAATATGACCATGCTCTATCAAAAAAAGTCGTTGATATCAGTGATTTTATTGCGCCTTATTTAAGCACACTCTCATTCAAACCACTGAAAGCATCGGCTTGGCTTCACACCCCTTGCACCTTAAAAAATGCTCACCCCTCAACCACCGATATTACTGAACTACTTGCTAATATCAATGAATTAAACATCCGCTCTTTCAAACCCAATCAAATGTGTTGCGGCGCGGCTGGTAGCTACATGCTCACCCACAAAGAAACCGCAACCACCCTACGCGATCAAACCATTGCTCCTTTAAAAGATCACACAATAGATTATTTACTAACCAGTAATGTAGGCTGCGCACTGCATATCCGCTCTGGTTTAAAACAAGCAGGGCTTAACACCACCACCTTGCATCCGGTATCATTACTAGCACAACAACTAAAGGTATAA
- the cysD gene encoding sulfate adenylyltransferase subunit CysD: MVISKKQLTHLKRLEAESVHIIREVIAEFDNPAMLYSVGKDSSVMLHLAQKAFFPAKPPFPLVHVDTTWKFKEMIEFRDKRAKEVGMDLIVYINPKGKELNISPFEHGSSMHTDIMKTEGLRQMLDSYQYDAVFGGARRDEEKSRAKERIYSFRDKNHRWDPKAQRPELWDTYNGRHQKGESIRVFPLSNWTELDIWQYIYLEGIPIPDLYFAKERPVVEYGGTKIMVDDERMPEELRDKAVMEKVRFRTLGCYPLTGAVESTAETLPEIIQEMLLTKVSERQGRLIDHDESGSMEKKKIEGYF; this comes from the coding sequence ATGGTTATAAGTAAAAAACAACTGACGCATTTGAAGCGCTTAGAAGCGGAGTCTGTGCATATTATACGTGAAGTGATTGCTGAATTTGATAACCCGGCAATGCTTTATAGTGTAGGTAAGGATTCTTCGGTGATGTTGCATCTGGCACAAAAAGCGTTCTTTCCTGCCAAACCGCCGTTTCCTTTGGTGCATGTCGATACCACTTGGAAGTTCAAAGAAATGATCGAGTTTCGAGATAAGCGGGCCAAAGAAGTGGGTATGGACTTGATTGTCTATATTAACCCAAAGGGTAAGGAGCTAAACATATCTCCATTTGAACATGGCTCATCGATGCATACCGATATCATGAAAACAGAAGGCCTGCGCCAGATGTTAGATAGTTATCAATATGATGCGGTGTTTGGCGGCGCTCGTCGTGACGAAGAAAAGTCACGTGCTAAAGAACGAATTTATTCATTCCGCGATAAAAATCACCGTTGGGACCCAAAGGCGCAACGCCCAGAATTATGGGATACCTATAATGGGCGCCATCAAAAAGGGGAGTCGATTCGGGTATTTCCGTTATCTAATTGGACTGAGCTCGATATTTGGCAATATATCTACCTTGAAGGGATACCTATTCCTGATTTGTATTTTGCAAAAGAACGCCCAGTGGTTGAGTACGGTGGAACCAAAATAATGGTCGATGACGAGCGCATGCCTGAAGAGTTACGTGACAAGGCGGTGATGGAGAAGGTGCGTTTCAGGACGCTGGGTTGTTACCCGCTAACAGGGGCAGTGGAGTCTACAGCGGAAACATTGCCTGAAATTATTCAAGAAATGCTGCTAACCAAAGTATCCGAGCGCCAGGGGCGATTGATAGACCATGATGAATCAGGGTCGATGGAGAAGAAAAAGATTGAGGGGTATTTCTAA
- the coq7 gene encoding 2-polyprenyl-3-methyl-6-methoxy-1,4-benzoquinone monooxygenase — protein MQRAYSTADNLIAHADRVLRTLAGHAKTTGRENPSDAVEDNDLNEDEAKLSAQLMRVNHAGEVAAQALYQGQSLTARNKAVQEKLTQAAEEENDHLVWCRKRLDQLGEKTSILDPAWYLGSLAIGATAGLAGDKWSLGFLAETEKQVVQHIESHLEKLPDTDHKTRAILNQMHEDESQHATSAIEQGGAELPAPIKQGMRLVSKIMTKTSFWV, from the coding sequence ATGCAAAGAGCTTACTCCACCGCTGACAACCTCATTGCTCATGCCGACCGTGTGTTACGAACCTTAGCGGGGCATGCTAAAACAACAGGGCGAGAAAACCCGTCTGACGCCGTCGAAGATAACGACCTTAATGAAGACGAAGCTAAATTATCAGCGCAACTGATGCGTGTAAACCATGCTGGCGAAGTCGCTGCCCAAGCCTTATATCAGGGTCAGTCATTAACTGCTCGCAACAAGGCCGTGCAAGAAAAACTGACCCAAGCTGCCGAAGAAGAAAATGATCATCTTGTTTGGTGTCGCAAACGTCTTGACCAGCTTGGCGAAAAAACCAGCATTCTAGACCCTGCTTGGTATTTGGGCTCTTTAGCCATTGGCGCCACCGCCGGTTTAGCCGGCGACAAATGGAGTCTCGGCTTTTTAGCCGAAACCGAGAAACAGGTCGTTCAACATATTGAGAGCCATCTCGAAAAACTGCCCGATACCGATCACAAAACACGCGCCATCCTTAATCAGATGCACGAAGATGAAAGCCAACACGCTACCAGCGCCATCGAGCAAGGCGGGGCTGAGTTACCTGCCCCCATTAAACAAGGCATGCGGCTTGTTTCAAAAATCATGACAAAAACATCTTTTTGGGTTTAG
- the trpC gene encoding indole-3-glycerol phosphate synthase TrpC, producing MSDTPDVLKKIVARKHQEVAERLERFSIDDLKQQIAQASPVRGFVKSIKKKLSNGETAVIAEVKKASPSKGLLRENFNPAEIAASYEAGGAACLSVLTDKDFFQGSEAYLKQARTACKLPVIRKDFIVDPYQVYEARAIGADCILLIVAALDDETLQGLYQLAGELGLDVLVEVHDADELERALRLDLALIGINNRDLRTFDTSLKTTVDLLEHIPDGIIVVSESGLHKPEDISMLKEHQVHTFLIGEAFMRCDDPGEALKRLIA from the coding sequence ATGAGTGATACCCCCGACGTTCTAAAAAAAATAGTAGCGCGTAAGCACCAAGAGGTTGCCGAGAGGCTTGAGCGTTTTTCTATTGATGATTTAAAGCAGCAAATTGCACAGGCTTCGCCGGTTCGTGGTTTTGTTAAATCGATTAAGAAAAAACTGAGTAACGGTGAAACCGCGGTGATTGCTGAAGTAAAAAAAGCATCACCGAGTAAAGGCTTGTTGCGCGAGAATTTTAACCCAGCTGAGATAGCAGCCAGCTATGAAGCAGGTGGTGCTGCTTGCTTGTCGGTACTGACCGATAAGGATTTTTTTCAAGGCTCAGAAGCGTATTTAAAACAAGCAAGAACAGCGTGCAAGCTGCCGGTTATTCGTAAAGACTTTATTGTAGACCCTTATCAAGTGTATGAGGCTCGTGCGATCGGCGCAGACTGTATTTTATTGATTGTTGCTGCGCTTGATGATGAGACATTACAGGGCTTGTATCAATTAGCTGGCGAGTTAGGTTTAGATGTGCTGGTAGAAGTTCATGATGCGGATGAGTTAGAGCGTGCGTTACGATTGGATTTAGCCTTGATTGGCATAAATAACAGGGATTTAAGAACCTTTGATACGTCATTAAAAACCACGGTGGACTTATTGGAGCATATTCCTGATGGCATTATTGTTGTCAGTGAAAGCGGCTTGCACAAACCTGAAGACATTAGCATGCTAAAAGAGCATCAGGTGCATACCTTTTTGATAGGTGAGGCCTTTATGCGTTGCGATGATCCTGGCGAGGCCTTAAAAAGGCTAATTGCTTAG
- a CDS encoding phosphoglycolate phosphatase, with protein MKTLRDNCKTKLVAFDLDGTLLDSVPDLAKAVQLTLAELNLPTQQQDSVRGWIGNGARVLVKRALSGDINGDIPKDLFDKAYPIFLKHYADNLNTDSELYNGVEDTLAAFKQAGIAMACITNKPEQFTLPLLKEIGLSQFFDKVVCGDSFEHRKPHPMPLLETAKFFNVLPEQSIMVGDSVNDIMAAQAAGFYSICVSYGYHGEDDVHQLGADVVIQHFSEIAQLLEKAA; from the coding sequence TTGAAAACATTGCGTGACAATTGCAAAACAAAGTTAGTGGCCTTTGATTTAGATGGCACATTATTGGATAGCGTGCCTGACTTAGCAAAAGCAGTGCAACTTACATTGGCGGAGTTAAACTTACCAACGCAACAACAAGACAGCGTGCGTGGCTGGATTGGTAATGGCGCACGCGTATTAGTAAAACGTGCCTTGTCGGGGGATATTAATGGCGATATACCGAAAGACTTGTTTGATAAAGCCTATCCAATATTCCTAAAGCACTACGCAGATAACCTAAATACCGACAGTGAGCTATATAATGGGGTGGAAGACACATTAGCTGCTTTCAAACAGGCAGGAATAGCTATGGCCTGTATTACTAATAAGCCAGAACAATTTACGCTGCCTTTATTAAAGGAAATAGGGCTGAGCCAATTTTTTGATAAAGTTGTCTGCGGTGATAGCTTTGAGCATCGAAAACCACACCCGATGCCACTATTAGAGACGGCGAAGTTTTTTAACGTATTACCTGAGCAGTCTATTATGGTGGGTGATTCGGTCAATGATATTATGGCGGCCCAAGCAGCTGGTTTTTATTCCATCTGTGTCAGTTACGGTTATCACGGTGAGGATGATGTGCATCAATTAGGTGCTGATGTTGTCATACAACACTTTTCAGAAATAGCGCAGTTGCTGGAAAAAGCCGCATAA